The following are encoded together in the Juglans microcarpa x Juglans regia isolate MS1-56 chromosome 2D, Jm3101_v1.0, whole genome shotgun sequence genome:
- the LOC121249309 gene encoding glycosyltransferase BC10-like: MLLAFQFSQVAVFSVQAPSSKLQAPIFTSRISRTLRARHHVHFEGPPKIAFLFLVRRDLPLDFLWGAFFKNGDVANFSIYIHSEPGFVFKETTTSSAFFYGRQLNNSIKVMWGESSMIEAESLLLEKALNDASNQRFVLLSDSCVPLYNFSYIYNIVMSSPKSFVDSFLDVKDNRYNSKMSLTIPEKNWRKGSQWVILIRRHAEIVVDDDIILPVFREFCKQDIEFRFTFPWLKVQNHHDCIPDEHYVQTLLEMNELDDELERRTLTYTSWDQSAMREEESSWHPITFHYADAGPQKIKEIKVNINHLYYESEHQTEWCQIHSNLTPCFLFARKFTRGAAIRLLKEGLIGSYDINELSNTTTPWMASFTRKRKSDQAM; the protein is encoded by the exons ATGCTATTggcttttcagttttcacagGTTGCAGTATTCTCGGTCCAAGCTCCAAGCTCCAAGCTCCAGGCACCAATCTTTACGTCTCGAATTTCTCGTACGTTACGTGCCCGTCATCATGTTCACTTTGAAGGCCCCCCTAAGATTGCTTTTCTCTTCCTTGTCCGCCGAGACCTTCCTCTTGATTTTCTCTGGGGTGCCTTCTTCAAG AATGGTGATGTTGCAAATTTCTCCATCTATATTCATTCAGAGCCAGGTTTTGTGTTTAAAGAGACGACTACAAGTTCGGCATTCTTTTATGGCCGACAGTTGAACAATAGCATTAAG GTAATGTGGGGAGAATCAAGTATGATAGAGGCGGAAAGCTTATTGCTTGaaaaagctcttaatgatgcATCCAATCAGAGATTTGTCCTTCTCTCCGATAG TTGTGTCCCTTTGTACAACTTCAGTTACATCTACAACATCGTGATGTCTTCTCCAAAAAGTTTTGTGGACAG CTTTCTTGATGTCAAAGATAATCGTTACAATTCCAAGATGTCACTGACTATACCAGAGAAGAATTGGCGAAAAGGATCCCAG TGGGTCATTCTGATCAGAAGACATGCTGAAATAGTCGTGGACGATGATATTATTCTTCCTGTCTTCAGGGAATTTTGCAAG CAGGATATCGAATTCAGATTTACATTTCCATGGCTGAAAGTTCAGAATCACCACGACTGTATCCCTGATGAACATTACGTGCAGACATTACTTGAA ATGAATGAGCTTGATGATGAACTTGAACGAAGGACATTGACCTACACTTCATGGGATCAGTCTGcaatgagagaggaagaaagctCTTGGCACCCTATCACGTTCCATTATGCAGATGCTGGTCctcaaaaaatcaaagaaataaaggTGA ATATCAACCATCTCTACTATGAATCTGAACACCAAACTGAATGGTGCCAAATCCACTCCAATCTCACTCCATGTTTCTTATTTGCTAGAAAGTTCACTCGTGGGGCAGCCATTCGCCTTTTGAAAGAGGGATTGATTGGTTCCTATGATATAAATGAATTATCAAATACAACAACACCATGGATGGCTTCATTCACccggaaaagaaaaagtgaccAAGCTATGTAA